A section of the Pseudomonas flavescens genome encodes:
- a CDS encoding TerC family protein — protein sequence MSTLEPFLMAEFLGTATWLWLIFITIVISLLVFDLGVLHREHREIGVKESLLLSGGYITAGLLFGLWVWHMKGAASGMDFYTGFLIEKSLSMDNVFLMAMIFSFLAIPRKYQHEVLFWGILGVIVLRAIMIGLGAALIAEFSWILYVFGAFLLLTGVKMLFSKVDDHPDLAENSMVKFLRKHMRVTDRLHEGRFFVRQPDEKGRMVRWATPLFLALVLIECADLVFAIDSVPAIFAITQDPFIVYTSNIFAILGLRALYFALAAMIHRFAYLKYALALVLVFIGAKIFLVGIIGKTPPVISLSVTLGLLIGGVLLSLWKTRNDPPAVEAETPRQ from the coding sequence ATGAGCACCCTAGAACCGTTTCTGATGGCCGAGTTCCTCGGCACTGCCACCTGGTTGTGGCTCATCTTCATCACCATCGTCATCAGCCTGCTGGTCTTCGACCTCGGGGTGCTTCACCGTGAGCACCGCGAAATCGGCGTCAAGGAAAGCCTCTTGCTGTCCGGCGGCTACATCACCGCAGGCCTGCTGTTCGGCCTGTGGGTCTGGCACATGAAGGGCGCCGCTTCCGGTATGGATTTCTATACCGGTTTCCTGATCGAGAAATCGCTGTCCATGGACAACGTGTTTCTCATGGCGATGATCTTCAGCTTCCTGGCCATCCCGCGTAAGTACCAGCACGAGGTGCTGTTCTGGGGCATCCTCGGGGTGATCGTGCTGCGCGCGATCATGATCGGTCTGGGCGCCGCGCTGATCGCCGAGTTCAGCTGGATCCTCTACGTGTTCGGCGCCTTCCTGCTGCTGACCGGCGTGAAGATGCTGTTCAGCAAGGTCGACGATCACCCGGACCTGGCCGAGAACAGCATGGTGAAATTCCTGCGCAAGCACATGCGCGTCACCGACCGTCTGCACGAGGGCCGCTTCTTCGTGCGTCAGCCGGATGAGAAGGGCCGTATGGTGCGCTGGGCCACGCCGCTGTTCCTGGCGCTGGTGCTGATCGAGTGTGCCGACCTGGTGTTCGCGATCGACAGCGTGCCGGCGATCTTCGCCATCACCCAGGACCCGTTCATCGTCTACACCTCGAACATCTTCGCGATCCTGGGGCTGCGCGCGCTGTACTTCGCCCTGGCGGCGATGATCCATCGCTTCGCCTACCTCAAGTACGCCCTGGCTCTGGTGCTGGTGTTCATCGGCGCGAAGATCTTCCTGGTCGGCATCATCGGCAAGACGCCGCCGGTGATCTCGCTGAGCGTCACGCTCGGCCTGCTGATCGGTGGCGTGCTGCTGTCGCTGTGGAAAACCCGCAACGACCCGCCTGCCGTCGAAGCCGAAACGCCCCGTCAGTAA
- a CDS encoding aldo/keto reductase family oxidoreductase has translation MSSADNSGTFILGDREVNRVGYGAMQLAGPGVFGPPKDRVAALAVLRKAVAAGVNHIDTSDYYGPHVTNQIIREALHPYRDELTIVTKIGARRDGQGAWLPAVSKAELTQAVHDNLRNLGVDVLDVVNFRAMHGPMGPAEGCIAEPLEAIAELQQQGLLRHVGISNVTPTQLAQARSIVSVVCVQNHYNIAHQHDNAMIDELARDGIAYVPFFPLGGFSPVQSSTLSSVAQRLGVTPMQLALAWLRRRSANILLIPGTSSLTHLRENLAVGGLQLSDETLAELNAIAD, from the coding sequence ATGAGCAGCGCAGACAACAGCGGCACTTTCATTCTCGGCGACCGTGAGGTGAATCGAGTCGGCTATGGCGCCATGCAGTTGGCCGGCCCCGGCGTATTCGGCCCACCCAAGGACCGGGTTGCCGCGCTTGCCGTATTGCGTAAAGCCGTCGCAGCCGGCGTGAACCACATCGACACCAGCGATTACTACGGGCCGCACGTCACCAACCAGATCATCCGCGAAGCCCTGCATCCCTACAGAGATGAGCTCACCATCGTCACCAAGATCGGTGCTCGTCGCGATGGCCAGGGTGCGTGGCTGCCTGCGGTGTCAAAGGCGGAGCTGACCCAGGCCGTGCATGACAACCTGCGCAATCTTGGTGTGGACGTACTCGATGTGGTGAATTTCCGTGCGATGCACGGCCCGATGGGGCCGGCGGAGGGCTGCATCGCCGAGCCGCTGGAAGCCATCGCGGAGCTTCAGCAGCAAGGGCTGCTGCGTCATGTCGGCATCAGCAACGTCACGCCGACGCAGCTGGCGCAAGCACGCAGTATCGTCAGCGTGGTTTGCGTTCAGAACCACTACAACATCGCTCATCAGCACGATAACGCGATGATCGACGAGCTGGCTCGCGATGGCATTGCCTATGTGCCGTTCTTCCCGCTCGGCGGATTCTCACCCGTGCAGTCTTCCACGCTGTCGAGCGTTGCACAGCGCCTTGGCGTAACGCCCATGCAACTGGCGTTGGCCTGGCTGCGGCGTCGCTCCGCGAACATCCTGCTGATCCCCGGGACCTCATCGCTCACCCATCTGCGTGAAAACCTCGCAGTGGGCGGGTTGCAGCTGTCGGACGAGACATTGGCAGAGTTGAACGCCATCGCGGATTGA
- a CDS encoding TetR/AcrR family transcriptional regulator, which translates to MSNPTASLKPRKSAVQARSAATVAALHTATLQVLTQQGLIRCTTTRVAERAGMSVGSLYQYYPNRDALLAAVLEKHLLEVVDAAESACIALQGKPVGDMAAGLVSAYLAVKLRDPTVSKALYAIAAERGGAELVARINTRMVAAFAAMLKTAPDAHFADPTLTASIALSALAGPVRSLLEGNAPASFETAIEPQATLLLKAYLQAHRYPA; encoded by the coding sequence ATGAGCAACCCAACCGCATCGCTAAAGCCAAGAAAATCAGCGGTTCAAGCCAGATCGGCTGCCACTGTCGCGGCTCTGCACACCGCCACCCTTCAGGTTTTGACACAACAGGGCCTGATCCGCTGCACCACGACCCGGGTGGCCGAGCGCGCCGGCATGTCGGTGGGCAGCCTTTATCAGTACTACCCGAACCGCGATGCACTGCTCGCCGCCGTGCTTGAAAAGCATTTGCTGGAAGTGGTGGATGCCGCCGAGTCGGCCTGTATCGCGCTTCAGGGCAAGCCGGTTGGCGATATGGCTGCAGGTCTGGTCTCGGCATACCTGGCCGTCAAACTGCGCGACCCGACGGTCTCTAAAGCGCTGTATGCGATTGCAGCCGAACGAGGTGGGGCCGAGCTTGTTGCACGGATCAATACGCGCATGGTGGCGGCCTTTGCCGCCATGCTGAAGACGGCGCCTGACGCACATTTCGCAGACCCGACGCTGACCGCTTCAATCGCGTTGAGCGCCCTCGCCGGCCCGGTTCGTTCTCTGTTGGAAGGCAATGCGCCTGCCAGCTTCGAAACCGCTATCGAGCCGCAGGCCACGCTGCTGCTCAAGGCCTATCTGCAGGCGCATCGATATCCAGCGTGA
- a CDS encoding ATP-binding protein: MSDDLSAESRHLLICAPFKGDGLSLSKLFGTGYPVHVHDRLTSLISAVGDQAGVVVITEEALVGDVSPLGRALEEQPAWSEIPIILLASNKGRTGRATEAARLRLPAAAGHVLVLERPLSSASLISAVAAAWRSRERQFDMRDRLAELAEERSRMHTLLENIPVGVCFMDSDGKSLVSNPRYRRCVPDDVIPSRSPTRLNRWVGHDEHGNLLAPNMFPGARALRGEPVAGLDFSYQTDDGDESWMRVSAIPLYDESQHLIGAASVILDINEEKRSQQSLRRFNEELEIQVRARTQALNAAVEKLKLESDERARAEEQLRQSLKMEAVGQLTGGIAHDFNNMLTGVMSAMELMKLRLAKGKLDGVERFMDAAYSSAQRAASLTQRLLAFSRRQSLDSKPLSVNGLILLLHELLQRTVTEQVSVQLDLCENDPWVCADTNQLENALLNLVINGRDAMPRGGTLTIRTRASNATLEPAREGGFGEAGHVCIDVSDTGVGIPEHLLNKVFEPFFTTKPIGQGTGLGLSMVYGFAKQSDGRLAIDSVENKGTTVSICLPVSDSHSLPAQIPGEMAVAGKGQTILLVEDDDSVRLINQAALVELGYRVVVAREAEEALAQLSNLPSLDLLVTDVGLPGMNGRQLAEVVQQLKPGLPVLFLTGYAEGAMKREDFLGPHMHLLTKPVSLEALASRIDLMLGEQGAGGPREVD, from the coding sequence GTGTCTGATGACCTGAGCGCAGAGAGCCGACATTTACTCATCTGCGCGCCCTTCAAGGGCGATGGTTTGAGCCTGAGCAAGCTGTTCGGTACGGGCTATCCGGTGCACGTGCATGATCGTCTGACCTCTCTGATCAGCGCAGTTGGCGATCAGGCCGGGGTGGTGGTCATCACCGAAGAAGCCTTGGTCGGTGACGTCTCGCCGCTGGGGCGTGCTCTGGAAGAGCAGCCAGCCTGGTCGGAGATTCCGATCATTCTTCTGGCCTCCAACAAAGGCCGCACCGGCCGCGCCACGGAGGCTGCCCGGCTGCGCTTGCCAGCCGCTGCAGGGCATGTGCTGGTACTCGAGCGGCCACTGAGCTCCGCGTCGCTGATCAGCGCGGTTGCTGCCGCCTGGCGTTCCCGCGAGCGGCAGTTCGACATGCGTGACCGCCTGGCCGAATTGGCCGAAGAGCGCTCGCGCATGCACACGCTGCTGGAGAACATCCCCGTTGGTGTGTGCTTCATGGACAGTGACGGCAAATCGCTGGTCAGCAACCCGCGCTATCGGCGCTGCGTACCCGATGACGTCATTCCCTCCCGGAGCCCGACGCGCTTGAACCGCTGGGTTGGCCACGATGAGCACGGCAACCTGCTCGCGCCCAACATGTTTCCCGGGGCGCGGGCTCTGCGGGGGGAGCCGGTAGCCGGTCTCGACTTCAGCTACCAGACCGATGATGGCGACGAGTCCTGGATGAGGGTCAGCGCCATCCCGCTCTACGACGAAAGCCAGCACCTGATCGGTGCCGCTTCGGTCATTCTCGACATCAACGAGGAGAAGCGCTCGCAGCAATCGCTCAGGCGCTTCAACGAAGAGCTGGAAATTCAGGTCAGGGCACGTACCCAGGCCCTCAATGCCGCTGTCGAGAAGCTGAAACTGGAGAGCGACGAGCGCGCCCGTGCCGAAGAACAGTTACGCCAGTCCCTGAAGATGGAAGCGGTCGGGCAGCTCACCGGCGGCATCGCTCACGACTTCAACAACATGCTCACCGGTGTGATGAGTGCCATGGAGCTCATGAAGCTGCGCCTGGCCAAGGGCAAGCTCGATGGCGTCGAGCGCTTCATGGATGCCGCCTACTCATCGGCCCAGCGCGCCGCCTCCCTGACCCAGCGCCTGCTGGCGTTCTCGCGGCGACAATCACTGGATTCCAAACCTTTGTCGGTCAACGGCTTGATTCTCTTGCTTCACGAACTGCTGCAACGCACCGTGACCGAGCAGGTGAGCGTGCAGCTCGATCTGTGCGAGAACGATCCGTGGGTATGCGCCGACACCAATCAACTGGAAAACGCGCTGCTCAACCTGGTGATCAATGGCCGTGACGCCATGCCTCGGGGCGGCACCCTGACGATCAGAACCCGAGCCAGCAACGCGACTCTGGAGCCCGCGAGGGAGGGCGGCTTTGGCGAGGCCGGGCATGTCTGCATCGATGTCAGCGACACCGGTGTCGGCATTCCCGAACACCTGCTCAACAAGGTTTTCGAACCCTTCTTCACCACCAAACCCATTGGCCAGGGCACTGGCCTGGGGCTGTCGATGGTCTATGGCTTCGCCAAGCAGAGTGACGGCCGGCTCGCCATCGACAGCGTCGAGAACAAGGGCACCACCGTGTCCATCTGCCTGCCGGTGAGCGATAGCCATAGCCTGCCGGCACAGATCCCCGGTGAGATGGCGGTAGCCGGCAAGGGGCAGACCATTCTGCTGGTCGAGGACGACGACTCGGTGCGCCTGATCAATCAGGCCGCACTGGTCGAACTCGGCTATCGGGTGGTGGTGGCGCGCGAAGCCGAAGAAGCACTGGCGCAGCTGAGTAACCTGCCCAGCCTCGATCTGCTGGTCACCGACGTCGGCCTGCCGGGCATGAATGGCAGACAGCTCGCCGAAGTCGTGCAGCAACTCAAGCCCGGCCTGCCCGTCCTGTTCCTGACCGGCTACGCCGAGGGCGCCATGAAGCGTGAAGACTTCCTCGGCCCGCACATGCACCTGCTGACCAAGCCCGTATCCCTGGAAGCACTGGCCAGCCGGATCGACCTGATGCTGGGCGAGCAGGGCGCAGGCGGTCCGCGCGAGGTGGATTAG
- a CDS encoding ATPase domain-containing protein: MVEIRPVVSTGNAGFDAVLKGGLPSNRLYLLEGTPGAGKTTLGLQFLLEGVAAGEPVLYITLSETSEELDSVAKSHGWTLEGIDLFEFSSTEEVLGEDYEQSILHPWEAELGGTIKLIQQRVDQLRPKRLVFDSLSEMRLLAQDPLRYRRQVLALKQFFAGRDITVLLVDDLTTISGERDNHLHSLCHGVVTLERLTLEFGAARRRLQVQKLRGVDFTAGFHDFTIRKGGLEVYPRLIAAKHNTDYANEPVKSGVQELDDLLVGGPIRGTSTLVTGPAGSGKTTLALVYLAAACARGENCTIYEFDERIGTLLARADCMGLQLSHYVATGQLVIQQIDPAEISPGEFAWRVRTEVEVRGSSLLVVDSLNGYMAAMPQEQQLILQMHELMSYLSQQGVVTFLINPQHGLMGSMSTNLNVSYVADSVILIRFFEAKGRLRKAISVMKHRGGAHEDTIRELRIDSQGVRVGEPLTNFRGVLTGTPEYHGAEQPLMEERPRV; encoded by the coding sequence ATGGTAGAGATTAGGCCGGTTGTATCGACAGGGAATGCGGGTTTCGATGCCGTGTTGAAGGGCGGTTTGCCCAGCAATCGTTTGTATTTGCTCGAAGGCACTCCCGGCGCCGGGAAAACCACGCTGGGCTTGCAGTTTCTGCTGGAGGGCGTCGCCGCTGGCGAGCCGGTTCTGTACATCACGCTGTCGGAAACCAGCGAAGAGCTGGATAGCGTCGCCAAATCCCATGGCTGGACGCTGGAAGGCATCGACCTGTTCGAGTTCTCCTCCACCGAAGAGGTGCTGGGCGAGGACTACGAGCAATCGATCCTCCACCCCTGGGAGGCCGAACTCGGCGGCACCATCAAGCTGATTCAGCAGCGCGTGGATCAACTGCGCCCCAAGCGTCTGGTGTTCGACAGCCTCTCGGAGATGCGCCTGCTCGCTCAGGACCCGCTGCGTTATCGGCGCCAGGTGCTGGCGCTGAAACAATTCTTCGCCGGCCGCGACATCACCGTCCTGTTGGTCGATGACCTGACCACCATCAGCGGCGAGCGCGACAACCACTTGCACAGCCTTTGCCATGGCGTGGTCACCCTCGAGCGCCTGACCCTCGAATTCGGTGCTGCGCGCCGTCGCCTGCAGGTACAGAAGCTGCGTGGTGTCGACTTCACCGCAGGCTTTCACGACTTCACCATCCGCAAGGGGGGCCTGGAAGTCTATCCGCGCCTGATCGCCGCCAAGCACAATACCGACTATGCCAACGAGCCGGTCAAGAGTGGCGTGCAGGAACTGGACGACCTGCTGGTCGGTGGGCCGATCCGTGGCACCAGCACCCTGGTCACGGGGCCAGCGGGTTCGGGCAAGACGACCCTGGCACTGGTGTATCTGGCCGCGGCCTGTGCCCGGGGCGAGAACTGCACGATCTACGAGTTCGACGAACGTATCGGCACGCTGCTGGCGCGCGCCGACTGCATGGGGCTGCAACTCAGCCATTACGTGGCGACCGGCCAGTTGGTCATTCAGCAGATCGACCCCGCCGAGATTTCACCGGGTGAGTTCGCCTGGCGCGTACGTACCGAAGTGGAGGTGCGCGGCAGTTCGCTGCTGGTGGTGGACAGCCTGAATGGCTACATGGCCGCCATGCCGCAAGAGCAGCAACTGATCCTGCAGATGCACGAGTTGATGTCCTACCTCAGCCAGCAGGGCGTGGTGACCTTCCTGATCAATCCGCAGCACGGCTTGATGGGCTCGATGTCCACCAACCTCAACGTTTCCTATGTGGCGGACTCGGTGATCCTGATCCGCTTCTTCGAAGCCAAGGGCCGCCTGCGCAAAGCCATTTCGGTGATGAAGCACCGTGGCGGCGCCCATGAAGACACCATTCGTGAGCTCAGAATCGACTCTCAGGGCGTTCGGGTCGGTGAGCCGCTGACCAACTTCCGTGGGGTGTTGACCGGTACGCCGGAGTATCACGGCGCCGAGCAGCCGCTGATGGAAGAACGACCACGTGTCTGA
- a CDS encoding PAS domain-containing hybrid sensor histidine kinase/response regulator: protein MGSSNHGYVETTLKNLSREELEAEVLRLRVALEESGIDASHSGVRPAANDGRLQPSQITQARNAARQRAVFESAIDFAIILIDTTGVITDWNQGATHIMGWAPAEICGRKAELFFTPADRASGRVDYEMRSALQHGRAADERWHLRKSGQRFWASGEMMPLYNDDNSLLGFMKILRDRTSEHLAGQAMEETKERYRLAAKATNDAVWDWDLAANQVLWNEALEDAYGYSLASTETSGDWWMARIHPDDRTRIDASIHAVIDGEATDWTDGYRFQRQDGTYAEVLDRGHVIRNADGVAVRMIGAMLDLTRMRSAEIALRKSEERFQTILDTIEAAFAIVEVKFDADDRPVDYRFIEVNPAFERQAGVDLRGKWVTEYAPDLETFWFEMYGHVAKTGEPTNFENYAKAFERWFDVRAVRVGEPEERKIGIFFNDVTERRNAQERLRISEATARENVERVQLALAAGAIIGTWHWDLQADRFTVDEAFTVAFGLDPSMGREGLDLEQVIATVHPDDRDAMIAAVDEAARRGGAYVHQYRVRRADGQYYWIEANGRVDHAADGTPLSFPGVLIDVEERRTVEAERDRAITALRVLNDTLEQRVAERTNELMQAEEKLRQSQKMEAVGQLTGGLAHDFNNLLAGISGSLELLGIRVAQGRLSDIDKYMAAAQGAAKRAAALTHRLLAFSRRQTLDPQPTDVNRLMTGMSDLIQRTVGPSIAVETVGAAGLWTALADASQLENALLNLCINARDAMPDGGRITIETANRWMDRDVARTHDIPEGQYLSLSVTDTGTGMSPEVIAKAFDPFFTTKPIGQGTGLGLSMIYGFAKQSGGQVRIHSTLGQGTTISIYLPRYHGDASEDRSEAITTSASLPETGETILVVDDEPTVRMLLTDVLSDLGYAVVEAADSVAGLKVLRSNVQIDLLITDVGLPGGMNGRQMADAGREIRPSLKTLFITGYAENAAIGNGHLGPGMQVLTKPFAVDTLVSRVRELMSA, encoded by the coding sequence ATGGGCAGCAGCAATCATGGGTACGTGGAGACAACTCTGAAAAACCTGAGCCGTGAAGAGCTGGAAGCGGAAGTGCTACGACTGCGTGTCGCGCTTGAAGAGTCAGGCATCGATGCATCGCACTCAGGTGTGCGCCCCGCTGCGAACGATGGGAGGCTGCAACCCAGCCAGATCACCCAGGCCAGAAACGCGGCACGGCAGCGCGCGGTATTCGAGAGCGCCATCGACTTCGCCATCATCCTGATCGATACGACTGGAGTCATTACCGACTGGAACCAGGGTGCGACCCACATTATGGGGTGGGCACCGGCAGAAATATGCGGGCGCAAGGCCGAGCTTTTTTTCACCCCAGCCGATCGCGCCAGCGGCCGGGTCGACTATGAAATGCGCAGTGCATTGCAGCACGGTCGGGCTGCTGACGAGCGCTGGCACCTGCGCAAGAGCGGGCAACGCTTCTGGGCATCGGGCGAGATGATGCCGCTCTACAATGACGACAACAGTCTTCTCGGCTTCATGAAGATCCTGCGCGACCGCACCAGCGAGCATCTGGCGGGCCAGGCGATGGAGGAGACCAAGGAGCGCTATCGGTTAGCCGCCAAAGCGACCAACGACGCGGTATGGGATTGGGACCTGGCGGCCAATCAGGTGCTCTGGAACGAAGCGCTGGAGGATGCCTATGGCTACTCCCTGGCGAGCACCGAAACCAGCGGTGACTGGTGGATGGCGCGCATTCATCCGGATGACAGAACCCGTATCGATGCCTCGATCCACGCGGTCATCGATGGTGAGGCAACGGACTGGACCGACGGCTACCGTTTTCAGCGTCAGGACGGCACCTACGCCGAGGTGCTGGATCGCGGACATGTGATCCGCAATGCCGACGGGGTCGCTGTACGCATGATCGGCGCCATGCTCGACCTCACCCGAATGCGCAGCGCCGAGATCGCCTTGCGCAAGAGCGAAGAGCGCTTCCAAACCATCCTCGACACCATCGAGGCGGCTTTCGCCATCGTCGAGGTCAAGTTCGATGCTGACGATCGTCCCGTGGACTATCGCTTCATCGAGGTCAACCCGGCGTTCGAACGGCAGGCGGGCGTCGACCTGCGCGGCAAGTGGGTCACCGAGTACGCGCCGGACCTGGAGACGTTCTGGTTCGAGATGTACGGCCATGTCGCCAAGACCGGCGAACCGACCAACTTCGAGAATTACGCCAAGGCCTTCGAGCGCTGGTTCGACGTACGTGCCGTTCGGGTCGGTGAGCCCGAAGAGCGCAAGATCGGCATCTTCTTCAATGACGTGACCGAACGGCGCAACGCGCAGGAACGCCTGCGCATCAGCGAGGCGACCGCCCGCGAAAACGTCGAGCGCGTGCAACTGGCGCTCGCCGCCGGAGCGATCATCGGCACCTGGCACTGGGATCTGCAGGCCGACCGTTTCACGGTCGACGAAGCCTTCACCGTTGCCTTCGGCCTCGACCCGAGCATGGGCCGTGAAGGCCTGGACCTCGAGCAGGTGATCGCCACCGTGCATCCCGACGACCGCGACGCGATGATCGCCGCAGTCGACGAGGCGGCCCGCCGTGGGGGAGCCTATGTGCATCAATATCGGGTCAGACGCGCAGACGGCCAGTACTACTGGATCGAGGCCAATGGGCGCGTGGACCACGCGGCGGATGGCACTCCACTGAGTTTCCCCGGCGTGCTCATCGACGTGGAAGAGCGGCGCACCGTGGAGGCCGAGCGGGACCGCGCCATCACCGCCCTGCGCGTGCTCAACGACACCCTGGAACAGCGTGTGGCCGAGCGCACCAACGAACTGATGCAGGCCGAGGAAAAGCTGCGCCAGTCACAGAAAATGGAAGCCGTCGGCCAACTGACCGGTGGCCTCGCACACGACTTCAACAACCTGCTGGCGGGCATTTCCGGCTCGCTGGAACTGCTCGGCATTCGCGTTGCCCAGGGCCGCCTGAGCGACATCGACAAGTACATGGCAGCCGCTCAGGGCGCGGCGAAGCGGGCCGCCGCCCTCACCCACCGCCTGCTCGCCTTCTCCCGTCGGCAGACCCTGGACCCGCAACCCACCGATGTGAACCGGCTGATGACCGGCATGAGCGATCTGATTCAGCGCACGGTGGGCCCCAGCATCGCGGTCGAAACGGTCGGCGCGGCGGGCCTGTGGACGGCGCTGGCCGATGCCAGTCAGCTCGAGAATGCGCTGCTGAACCTGTGCATCAATGCCCGTGACGCCATGCCCGACGGCGGGCGCATCACCATCGAGACCGCCAACCGTTGGATGGATCGCGACGTCGCGCGGACCCACGACATTCCCGAGGGTCAGTACCTCTCCCTGTCGGTGACCGACACCGGCACCGGCATGTCGCCCGAGGTCATCGCCAAGGCCTTCGATCCGTTCTTCACCACCAAACCCATCGGCCAGGGCACCGGCCTCGGCCTTTCGATGATCTATGGCTTCGCCAAGCAATCCGGTGGCCAGGTGCGCATCCACTCCACCCTGGGTCAGGGGACCACCATCAGCATCTACCTGCCGCGCTATCACGGCGACGCCAGCGAAGACCGCAGCGAAGCCATCACCACCTCGGCCTCGCTGCCCGAAACGGGCGAGACGATCCTGGTGGTGGATGATGAGCCGACGGTACGCATGCTGCTGACCGACGTGCTGAGCGATCTCGGCTATGCCGTGGTCGAGGCTGCCGACAGTGTCGCGGGGCTGAAGGTGCTGCGCTCGAACGTGCAGATCGACCTGCTGATCACCGACGTGGGTCTGCCTGGCGGCATGAATGGACGACAGATGGCCGATGCCGGACGGGAAATTCGACCGAGCCTGAAAACCCTGTTCATCACCGGCTACGCAGAAAATGCCGCGATCGGCAACGGCCACCTCGGGCCGGGGATGCAGGTGCTGACCAAACCCTTCGCGGTCGACACCCTGGTGTCGCGCGTGCGCGAGCTGATGAGCGCCTGA
- a CDS encoding OsmC family protein codes for MADKLHTYDVLVAWTGNQGTGTSTYRGYSRAHSIQAQGKSPIDGSSDPSFRGDPARWNPEELLVASLAACHKLWYLGLCAGAGIVVTAYEDNAQGTMLEQDDGAGQFTSVVLRPKVVLASGSDLERARALHHQAHEMCFIARSMNFPVSHEPELSISPDS; via the coding sequence ATGGCAGACAAGCTGCACACCTACGACGTTCTGGTTGCCTGGACGGGTAATCAGGGCACGGGCACCTCCACCTACCGTGGTTACAGCCGAGCGCACAGCATCCAGGCGCAAGGCAAGAGCCCCATCGACGGCTCGTCCGATCCGAGCTTTCGGGGGGATCCGGCGCGCTGGAACCCGGAAGAGTTGCTGGTCGCGTCCCTGGCCGCCTGCCACAAGCTCTGGTACCTGGGCTTGTGCGCCGGAGCCGGCATCGTGGTCACCGCTTATGAGGACAATGCCCAGGGCACCATGCTCGAACAGGACGATGGCGCCGGCCAGTTCACCTCGGTGGTGTTGAGGCCGAAGGTGGTGCTGGCTTCCGGTTCCGATCTCGAGCGCGCCAGGGCCCTGCATCACCAGGCACATGAGATGTGCTTCATCGCCCGCTCGATGAACTTCCCGGTCAGCCATGAGCCGGAGCTGTCGATCAGCCCGGACAGCTGA